Proteins co-encoded in one Phycodurus eques isolate BA_2022a chromosome 14, UOR_Pequ_1.1, whole genome shotgun sequence genomic window:
- the zfp36l1a gene encoding mRNA decay activator protein ZFP36L1a, which translates to MTTAVVSPFFDFEAINKNNKLLGYNGNLAAAHANVSGALLDRKAVGSPGVYQRRHSVSSGSAKFNQNQFLNSLKAAEHSPLITGLGGNNKENHLRLRDRSFSETGERLLHKCLGPASPTGGQVNSSRYKTELCRPFEENGACKYGDKCQFAHGIHELRSLSRHPKYKTELCRTFHTIGFCPYGPRCHFIHNADERRGPPLKSNNGSSPSPCSSSSSSGEMERPRLQHSYSFAGFPSSAGLRDSPTSVTPPPMFFPDEVPDWPSSNPFTYSSQELANLFGPSLGGMTLGPEPGNGAPPSPTNGPYYFRPMLESPQMFESPASPQDSLSDQEGYQSSSGSSLSGSESPTLDTTRRLPIFSRLSISDD; encoded by the exons ATGACCACAGCTGTGGTGTCGCCTTTCTTCGACTTCGAAGCAATCAATAag AACAACAAGTTGCTGGGCTACAACGGCAACCTGGCTGCCGCTCACGCCAACGTCTCCGGCGCCCTGCTGGACAGGAAGGCGGTGGGCTCCCCGGGGGTGTACCAGCGGCGGCACTCTGTCAGCAGCGGCAGCGCAAAGTTCAACCAGAACCAGTTCCTCAACAGCCTGAAGGCGGCCGAGCACTCGCCGCTCATCACGGGGCTCGGCGGCAACAACAAGGAAAACCACCTGCGGCTGCGCGACCGCTCTTTCTCCGAGACGGGCGAGCGGCTCCTGCACAAGTGCCTGGGCCCGGCCAGCCCCACGGGCGGTCAGGTGAACTCCAGCCGCTACAAGACGGAGCTGTGTCGGCCCTTCGAGGAGAACGGCGCCTGCAAGTACGGCGACAAGTGCCAGTTTGCGCACGGCATCCACGAACTGCGCAGCCTGAGCCGCCACCCCAAGTACAAGACGGAGCTGTGCCGCACCTTCCACACCATCGGATTCTGCCCCTACGGGCCCCGCTGCCATTTCATCCACAATGCCGACGAGCGCCGCGGACCCCCGCTCAAGTCCAACAACGGTTCGTCCCCGTCCCcctgctcttcctcctcctcctcgggcGAGATGGAGCGGCCCCGGCTGCAGCACAGCTACAGCTTCGCCGGCTTCCCCAGTTCGGCGGGGCTCCGCGACAGCCCCACGTCCGTCACCCCGCCGCCCATGTTCTTCCCCGACGAGGTGCCCGACTGGCCCAGCAGCAACCCTTTCACCTACTCCAGCCAGGAGCTGGCCAACCTGTTTGGGCCCAGTCTGGGCGGCATGACCCTGGGCCCCGAGCCCGGCAACGGCGCGCCTCCTTCCCCCACCAACGGGCCTTACTACTTCCGACCAATGCTGGAGTCGCCCCAGATGTTCGAGTCCCCGGCCAGCCCGCAGGACTCCCTCTCGGACCAGGAGGGCTACCAGAGCAGCTCCGGGAGCAGCCTGAGTGGCTCCGAGTCACCCACGCTCGACACCACCCGCCGACTCCCCATCTTCAGCCGCCTCTCCATCTCAGATGATTAG